ATGCACTGCAAGAATTTGTTCACGTTTTTGTGCCACACAGCAACTAATAGCTAATCCGTTTTTTCTTTAAGAAGAATAGGATCCTATGTGTTCTTCAAAAGAGGGGTGAAAAAATGGGATCATCATTGATTGATATAAAAAAACGTATTACATCTACTAAAAAAACAAGTCAGATTACAAGTGCAATGCAAATGGTTTCTGCTTCAAAACTAATTAAAGCAGAACAAAAAGTTAAAAATTATCATATTTATGCTAATAAAATTAGAGAGATTGTTACACACATTGCAAGTTCTCAGTTATCACTTTTAGAAGAAAAAGGTCATGCATTTGCTCATGTTCAGCAATTGATTGACTTTAACGACCTTCTGATTGAGCGCCCTATTAAAAGGACAGGATATCTCATTGTCTCTTCAGATAAGGGATTGGCAGGAAGCTATAATAGTTCGATTCTAAAATCCACTCGTGAAATGCTACGTGCAGATCATGAAAGTTCAGATGAATATGTCATTATTTCTATTGGAGAAACATTAGCTAATGATTTAAGGAAAAATAGTATTCCTGTAGGTTATGTCGTTTCGGACTTGAGTGACCAACCGTCCTTTGATGAAGTTCGAGAGGTTGTTTCTAAAACAGTAGATTACTACCGGCAAGGAATGTTCGATGAGTTGTATGTTTGTTACAATCACCATGTGAATGCACTAACGTCACTCTTTCGAGCAGAAAAAATGTTGCCACTAACGGACTTGGATGCGGAAGAAGCAACAGATTATGAAGTAGAATATCTGTTTGAACCAACTAAAGAAGATATACTAGAAGTTTTATTACCTCAGTATGCACAAAGCTTGATTTACGGTGCAATTATTGATGCGAAAGCATCCGAACATGCTTCCCGTATGACTGCTATGAAGAGTGCAACTGATAATGCAAGTGATATAATTGACGAATTAACAGTTACTTATAACCAAAAACGCCAAACAGCTATTACACAAGAAATAAATGAAATAGTCGGCGGCGCACAAGGATTAGAAAATTAATGACAGGGAGGCATATAAATTTATGAGAAAAGGACATATTGTTCAGGTAATTGGACCCGTTGTCGATGTAGGCTTCTCCTTGTCTGAAGGAACTCCTGATATTCATAACGCATTGACTGTTCAAAAGAAAGCAACAGAAGATGGCAAAATCGAAACAGTCGTCCTAGAAGTTGCAATTGACTTAGGAAAAGGAATTGTTCGAGCGATCGCAATGGAATCTACGGATGGACTTCAACGAGGATTGGATGTAGTTGATACCGGTTCTCCTATAAAAGTTCCGGTAGGAAGAGAAACCCTGGGAAGAGTATTTAATGTTTTGGGAGAAACAATTGATTTAAAACCAGATTTCCCAAGAGAGTATCCAAGAGAGTCTATTCATAAACCAGCACCTACGTATGAAGAATTAAGTAGTAACTTTCAAATTTTAGAAACGGGAATTAAAGTAATTGATTTACTAGCTCCGTATCTAAAAGGTGGGAAAATTGGCTTATTTGGTGGTGCAGGAGTAGGGAAAACCGTACTTATTCAGGAACTAATTCATAATGTTGCTGAAGAACATGGTGGGATTTCTGTGTTTACTGGTGTAGGGGAGCGTACTCGGGAAGGGAACGACCTTTACTTTGAAATGAAAGAATCAGGCGTAGGAAAAAGAACAGCAATGGTATTTGGTCAGATGAATGAACCACCTGGTGCACGGATGCGTGTAGGTTTGACAGGATTAACAATGGCAGAATACTTCCGTGATGAAGAAAAACAAGATGTACTGTTGTTCATTGATAACATCTATCGATTTACTCAAGCTGGTTCGGAAATTTCAGCACTATTGGGAAGAATGCCTTCAGCTGTAGGGTATCAGCCAACTTTAGCAACGGAGATGGGGCAATTACAAGAGCGGATTAGTTCCACTAAAAATGGTTCGATCACATCCATTCAAGCAATTTATGTACCTGCGGATGATTATACAGATCCAGCACCAGCTACAACCTTTGCTCACTTGGATGCAACGACGAACTTAGAAAGAAAATTAACAGAACAAGGGATTTATCCTGCAGTAGATCCGCTTGCTTCTTCCTCTAGTGCTTTATCAGCAGAAATTGTTGGAGAAGAACACTATCATATTGCTACTGAAGTTCAACAGATTTTACAAAAATATCGTGATTTGCAAGATATTATTGCAATCTTAGGTATGGATGAATTATCAGATACAGAGAAGGTTACGGTGAGTCGTGCGAGACGAATTCAGTTCTTCCTTTCACAGAACTTCTTTGTGGCAGAAGCATTTACTGGAATTCCTGGATCTTATGTTCCTGTTAAAGAGACGATTAGTGGATTTAAAGGAATTATTGAAGGGAAATATGACGATGTGCCAGAAGAAGCATTCCGAAACGTCGGTAGTATTAACGAAGTTCTGGAAAAAGCGAAAAGCTTAGGGTATGAAGGAGCGGAGTAAAATGGTCTTTTTACAAGTTAATGTAGTTACTCCAGGCGGAATGGTGTATCAACATCGTGCCAAACAAGTACACGCGATAACGACTGATGGAGGCATCACAATCTTGCCAAACCACACACCGATTATTGTTCCGCTTGCTATTGACAATTTAACCGTTACTAGAGATACAGAAGAGAAAAAATGTAACCATTTAGCTGTAAGTGGCGGTATTTTGGAAGTACGAGATAATATTGTAAATATCATTGCGAATACAGCTGAACGGGCTAGAGATATTGATATTAATCGTGCTGAAAGAGCTAAAGAAGCTGCTCAGAAATTCTTGTCAGAAGCAGAACAGCAAAAGAATAAACAAGACTTCCAAAGAGCAAAATTAGCATTGGCCAAAGCCATTAACCGAATTGGTGTTTCAGATAAATCTATCTGATAGAGAAAAAGGAAAGAGGATAAGACGAAAGTCTTTCTCTTTCCTTTTTTTATACTTTTAAATTATAGTAAAGGTCTATCAAAAAGAAGTAAAATTAATTATAATAGAACTAAGGTCTTAATTGTGCTTTCTATGACCTTTTTAATCAACACTATAGCGGAAAATGACTTAACGTTTTTAAAAAAAGCTATTTGAAACTAAATCATTTTTTTTTAATATGTTTTGTGTTAGTATAGTTTGGAACTAAGGGGAGGTGTGAACAATTGGACTATATTTTATCTTTTAGTCTATTAACACTTTTATCCCATATGGTCTTCATTTTTCTAGCATTTTGGGCTTTAAAAGCATTAATGATAGAAAAGTGGATTAGAAAAGGCCATGTTAGAGAAGCGCGATTACTTTATTTTTTCCTAGCAATTGCACTTGGATACACTGTTAGTTCTTTTTTTCTAAACTTTATTGAAATTTCACAAAGTGTTAGCTTTTTAATAACGAAATAATATATTCCAAGGTTTACCTTGATTGAGAAGCTGCTGGTAACCATTCTCATTTATTGCTAAAGAATTTTAATGAAACAGATAAATATATCTCGCATCAAAAATATGCGAGATTAAATTCGGAGGGTATTTTTTTATGGATAAAATGATTGTTCAAGGTGGGAATCGCCTTCAAGGGACAGTTAAAGCTGAGGGAGCTAAAAATGCTGTTTTACCTATCATTGCTGCAACTATTTTGGCAAAAGAAGGTAAGTCAGTTTTAACGAATGTTCCTAATTTATCAGATGTATTTACAATGAATAATGTACTAAAAAATATTGGAATTGAAGTTGACTTTGACGAAGAAAACAATACGATTATTACGGATGCTACCGGAGAAGTAAACTGGGAAGCACCTTTTGAATACGTTAGTAAGATGAGAGCATCTATTGTCGTGATGGGTCCACTTTTAGCTCGATTAGGTAGAGCAAAGATTGCACTTCCTGGAGGCTGTGCAATTGGCACACGTCCCATCGATTTGCATTTAAAAGGTTTTGAAGCAATGGGAGCAAAAATTAAAATCGAAAATGGTTTTGTTGTTGCTCATGCAGAAAAACTTAAAGGAGCTAAAATTTATTTAGACTTCCCTAGTGTAGGAGCAACCCAAAGTATCATGATGGGAGCGGTTCTTGCTGAAGGAGTTACTCTTTTAGAAAACGTAGCGCGTGAACCTGAAA
The Jeotgalibaca sp. MA1X17-3 genome window above contains:
- a CDS encoding F0F1 ATP synthase subunit gamma codes for the protein MGSSLIDIKKRITSTKKTSQITSAMQMVSASKLIKAEQKVKNYHIYANKIREIVTHIASSQLSLLEEKGHAFAHVQQLIDFNDLLIERPIKRTGYLIVSSDKGLAGSYNSSILKSTREMLRADHESSDEYVIISIGETLANDLRKNSIPVGYVVSDLSDQPSFDEVREVVSKTVDYYRQGMFDELYVCYNHHVNALTSLFRAEKMLPLTDLDAEEATDYEVEYLFEPTKEDILEVLLPQYAQSLIYGAIIDAKASEHASRMTAMKSATDNASDIIDELTVTYNQKRQTAITQEINEIVGGAQGLEN
- the atpD gene encoding F0F1 ATP synthase subunit beta, giving the protein MRKGHIVQVIGPVVDVGFSLSEGTPDIHNALTVQKKATEDGKIETVVLEVAIDLGKGIVRAIAMESTDGLQRGLDVVDTGSPIKVPVGRETLGRVFNVLGETIDLKPDFPREYPRESIHKPAPTYEELSSNFQILETGIKVIDLLAPYLKGGKIGLFGGAGVGKTVLIQELIHNVAEEHGGISVFTGVGERTREGNDLYFEMKESGVGKRTAMVFGQMNEPPGARMRVGLTGLTMAEYFRDEEKQDVLLFIDNIYRFTQAGSEISALLGRMPSAVGYQPTLATEMGQLQERISSTKNGSITSIQAIYVPADDYTDPAPATTFAHLDATTNLERKLTEQGIYPAVDPLASSSSALSAEIVGEEHYHIATEVQQILQKYRDLQDIIAILGMDELSDTEKVTVSRARRIQFFLSQNFFVAEAFTGIPGSYVPVKETISGFKGIIEGKYDDVPEEAFRNVGSINEVLEKAKSLGYEGAE
- a CDS encoding F0F1 ATP synthase subunit epsilon, with the translated sequence MVFLQVNVVTPGGMVYQHRAKQVHAITTDGGITILPNHTPIIVPLAIDNLTVTRDTEEKKCNHLAVSGGILEVRDNIVNIIANTAERARDIDINRAERAKEAAQKFLSEAEQQKNKQDFQRAKLALAKAINRIGVSDKSI
- a CDS encoding DUF1146 family protein; this translates as MDYILSFSLLTLLSHMVFIFLAFWALKALMIEKWIRKGHVREARLLYFFLAIALGYTVSSFFLNFIEISQSVSFLITK